In the Gorilla gorilla gorilla isolate KB3781 chromosome 10, NHGRI_mGorGor1-v2.1_pri, whole genome shotgun sequence genome, one interval contains:
- the AGAP2 gene encoding arf-GAP with GTPase, ANK repeat and PH domain-containing protein 2 isoform X2, with protein sequence MHAQRQFVVAAVRAEVRRHEVAKQALNRLRKLAERVDDPELQDSIQASLDSIREAVINSQEWTLSRSIPELRLGVLGDARSGKSSLIHRFLTGSYQVLEKTESEQYKKEMLVDGQTHLVLIREEAGAPDAKFSGWADAVIFVFSLEDENSFQAVSRLHGQLSSLRGEGRGGLALALVGTQDRISASSPRVVGDARARALCSDMKRCSYYETCATYGLNVDRVFQEVAQKVVTLRKQQQLLAACKSLPSSPSHSAASTPVAGQASNGGHTSDYSSSLPSSPNVGHRELRAEAAAVAGLSTPGSLHRAAKRRTSLFANRRGSDSEKRSLDSRGETTGSGRAIPIKQSFLLKRSGNSLNKEWKKKYVTLSSNGFLLYHPSINDYIHSTHGKEMDLLRTTVKVPGKRPPRAISAFGPSASINGLVKDMSTVQMGEGLEATTPMPSPSPSPSSLQPPPDQTSKHLLKPDRNLARALSTDCTPSGDLSPLSREPPPSPMVKKQRRKKLTTPSKTEGSAGQAEEENFEFLIVSSTGQTWHFEAASFEERDAWVQAIESQILASLQCCESSKVKLRTDSQSEAVAIQAIRNAKGNSICVDCGAPNPTWASLNLGALICIECSGIHRNLGTHLSRVRSLDLDDWPRELTLVLTAIGNDTANRVWESDTRGRAKPTRDSSREERESWIRAKYEQLLFLAPLSTTEEPLGRQLWAAVQAQDVATVLLLLAHARHGPLDTSVEDPQLRSPLHLAAELAHVVITQLLLWYGADVAARDAQGRTALFYARQAGSQLCADILLQHGCPGEGGSAATTPSITATPSPRRRSSAASVGRADAPVALV encoded by the exons AGGCTGTGATCAATAGCCAGGAATGGACTTTGAGCCGCTCCATTCCTGAACTGCGCCTG GGTGTGCTGGGCGATGCCAGGAGTGGGAAGTCATCGCTCATCCACCGATTCCTGACTGGCTCAtaccaggtgctggagaagaCAGAGA GTGAGCAGTACAAGAAAGAAATGTTGGTGGATGGACAGACACATCTGGTGCTAATCCGAGAGGAAGCTGGGGCACCTGATGCCaag TTCTCAGGCTGGGCAGATGCTGTGATCTTCGTCTTCAGCCTGGAGGATGAGAACAGTTTCCAGGCTGTGAGCCGTCTCCATGGGCAGCTGAGTTCCCTTCGTGGGGAGGGACGAGGAGGCCTGGCCTTGGCACTGGTGGGGACACAAG ACAGGATCAGTGCTTCCTCCCCTCGGGTGGTGGGAGATGCTCGTGCCAGAGCTCTATGCTCGGACATGAAACGCTGCAGCTACTATGAGACTTGTGCAACCTACGGGCTCAATGTGGATCGGGTCTTCCAGGAGG TGGCCCAGAAGGTGGTGACCTTGCGCAAGCAGCAACAGCTTCTGGCTGCCTGCAAGTCCCTGCCCAGCTCCCCAAGCCACTCAGCTGCATCCACTCCGGTAGCTGGCCAG GCTAGTAACGGGGGCCACACTAGCGACTACTCTTCTTCCCTCCCGTCCTCACCGAATGTTGGTCACCGGGAGCTCCGAGCCGAGGCAGCTGCAGTGGCTGGATTGAGCACCCCAGGGTCCCTGCACCGGGCAGCCAAGCGCAGGACCAGCCTTTTTGCG AATCGTCGGGGTAGTGACTCCGAGAAACGAAGCTTGGATAGTCGGGGAGAGACAACAGGGAGTGGGCGAGCCATCCCCATCAAACAG AGCTTCCTACTAAAACGAAGTGGCAATTCCTTGAACAAAGAATGGAAGAAGAAATATGTAACCCTGTCCAGTAATGGCTTTCTACTCTACCACCCCAGTATTAAC GATTACATCCACAGTACCCACGGCAAGGAGATGGACTTGCTGCGAACAACAGTCAAAGTCCCGGGCAAGCGGCCCCCGAGGGCCATCTCTGCCTTTGGCCCCTCGGCCAGCATCAACGGGCTCGTCAAGGACATGAGCACTGTCCAGATGGGTGAAGGCCTGG AAGCCACTACTCCCATGCCAAGCCCTAGCCCCAGTCCCAGTTCCCTGCAGCCACCACCAGATCAGACATCCAAACACCTGCTGAAGCCAGACCGGAATTTGGCCCGAGCCCTCAGCACGG ACTGTACCCCATCTGGAGACCTGAGCCCCCTGAGTCGGGAACCCCCTCCTTCTCCCATGGTGAAGAAGCAGAGGAGGAAAAAATTGACAACACCATCCAAGACTGAAGGCTCGGCTGGGCAGGCTGAAG AGGAAAACTTTGAGTTCCTGATCGTGTCCAGCACGGGTCAGACGTGGCACTTTGAGGCAGCCAGTTTTGAGGAGCGGGATGCCTGGGTCCAGGCCATCGAGAGTCAGATCCTAGCCAGTCTGCAATGCTGTGAGAGCAGCAAGGTCAAG CTGCGCACAGACAGCCAAAGCGAGGCCGTGGCCATCCAGGCGATCCGGAACGCCAAGGGGAATTCAATCTGCGTGGACTGCGGGGCCCCCA ACCCCACCTGGGCCAGCTTGAACCTGGGCGCCCTCATCTGCATCGAGTGTTCTGGCATCCACCGCAACCTGGGCACACACCTGTCCCGCGTTCGCTCGCTGGACTTGGACGACTGGCCACGGGAGCTGACCCTGGTGCTGACGGCTATTGGCAACGACACGGCCAACCGCGTGTGGGAAAGCGACACGCGAGGCCGTGCCAAGCCCACGCGGGACTCTTCGCG GGAGGAGCGCGAGTCGTGGATTCGCGCCAAGTACGAGCAGCTGCTATTCCTGGCGCCGCTGAGCACCACGGAGGAGCCGCTGGGCCGCCAGCTGTGGGCCGCCGTGCAGGCCCAGGACGTGGCTACCGTTCTCCTGCTTTTGGCCCATGCGCGACACGGGCCGCTCGACACCAGCGTAGAGGACCCACAGCTGCGCTCCCCACTCCACCTGGCGGCCGAGCTCGCCCACGTCGTCATCACGCAACTGCTGCTGTGG TACGGCGCGGACGTGGCGGCCCGTGACGCCCAGGGCCGCACGGCGCTGTTCTACGCCCGCCAGGCTGGAAGCCAGCTGTGCGCCGACATCCTTCTCCAGCACGGCTGCCCGGGTGAGGGCGGCAGcgcggccaccacgcccagcatcaccgccacgcccagcccccGCCGCCGGAGCAGCGCCGCTAGCGTGGGCCGCGCCGACGCCCCGGTTGCGCTGGTATAG
- the AGAP2 gene encoding arf-GAP with GTPase, ANK repeat and PH domain-containing protein 2 isoform X1, whose amino-acid sequence MSRGAGALQRRTTTYLISLTLVKLESVPPPPPSPSAAAAGAAGARGSETGDPGSPRGAEEPGKKRHERLFHRQDALWISTSSAGTGGAEPPALSPAPASPARPVSPAPGRRLSLWAVPPGPPLSGGLSPDPKPGGAPTSSRRPLLSSPSWGGPEPEGRAGGGIPGSSSPHPGTGSRRLKVAPPPPAPKPCKTVTTSGAKAGGGKGAGSRLSWPESEGKPRVRGSKSSAGTGASVSAAAAAAAAAGGGGATASTSGGVGAGAGAGARGKLSPRKSKSKTLDNSDLHPGPPAGSPPPLTLPPTPSPATAVTAASAQPPGPAPPITLEPPAPGLKRGREGGRASTRDRKMLKFISGIFTKSTGGLPGSGPLPGPPSLSSGSGSRELLGAELRASPKAVINSQEWTLSRSIPELRLGVLGDARSGKSSLIHRFLTGSYQVLEKTESEQYKKEMLVDGQTHLVLIREEAGAPDAKFSGWADAVIFVFSLEDENSFQAVSRLHGQLSSLRGEGRGGLALALVGTQDRISASSPRVVGDARARALCSDMKRCSYYETCATYGLNVDRVFQEVAQKVVTLRKQQQLLAACKSLPSSPSHSAASTPVAGQASNGGHTSDYSSSLPSSPNVGHRELRAEAAAVAGLSTPGSLHRAAKRRTSLFANRRGSDSEKRSLDSRGETTGSGRAIPIKQSFLLKRSGNSLNKEWKKKYVTLSSNGFLLYHPSINDYIHSTHGKEMDLLRTTVKVPGKRPPRAISAFGPSASINGLVKDMSTVQMGEGLEATTPMPSPSPSPSSLQPPPDQTSKHLLKPDRNLARALSTDCTPSGDLSPLSREPPPSPMVKKQRRKKLTTPSKTEGSAGQAEAKRKMWKLKSFGSLRNIYKAEENFEFLIVSSTGQTWHFEAASFEERDAWVQAIESQILASLQCCESSKVKLRTDSQSEAVAIQAIRNAKGNSICVDCGAPNPTWASLNLGALICIECSGIHRNLGTHLSRVRSLDLDDWPRELTLVLTAIGNDTANRVWESDTRGRAKPTRDSSREERESWIRAKYEQLLFLAPLSTTEEPLGRQLWAAVQAQDVATVLLLLAHARHGPLDTSVEDPQLRSPLHLAAELAHVVITQLLLWYGADVAARDAQGRTALFYARQAGSQLCADILLQHGCPGEGGSAATTPSITATPSPRRRSSAASVGRADAPVALV is encoded by the exons ATGAGCCGGGGCGCGGGCGCGCTTCAGCGCCGGACAACGACCTACCTCATCTCGCTGACCCTGGTTAAACTCGAGTCGGTGCCTCCGCCGCCGCCTTCTCCGTCTGCGGCCGCGGCCGGCGCCGCCGGTGCCAGAGGCTCCGAGACTGGGGATCCTGGCAGCCCCCGAGGCGCGGAGGAGCCGGGCAAGAAGCGGCACGAACGTCTCTTCCACCGGCAGGATGCGCTGTGGATCAGCACGAGCAGCGCGGGCACCGGGGGCGCGGAGCCCCCAGCCCTGTCCCCGGCTCCGGCCAGTCCGGCCCGCCCAGTCTCCCCCGCTCCCGGCCGCCGCCTCTCCCTCTGGGCCGTCCCTCCGGGACCCCCGCTCTCCGGGGGACTGAGCCCCGACCCTAAGCCTGGGGGCGCCCCCACCTCCTCCCGGCGCCCCCTACTCAGCAGCCCGAGCTGGGGCGGCCCGGAGCCCGAAGGCCGGGCGGGCGGCGGCATCCCTGGCTCATCCTCTCCGCACCCTGGCACCGGCAGCCGGAGGCTCAAGGTGGCGCCTCCTCCGCCGGCTCCCAAGCCTTGCAAGACCGTGACCACGAGTGGAGCCAAAGCCGGCGGGGGCAAGGGCGCGGGTAGCCGCCTGTCATGGCCCGAAAGCGAGGGCAAGCCCAGGGTCAGGGGGTCAAAGAGCAGCGCCGGGACTGGAGCTTCGGTctctgccgccgccgccgccgccgccgccgccgggggAGGGGGCGCTACAGCTTCGACCTCTGGTGGGgtcggggctggggctggggctggagcccGAGGGAAGTTGTCCCCTCGGAAAAGCAAGAGTAAGACCTTGGACAACAGTGACTTGCATCCGGGACCGCCTGCCGGCTCTCCTCCTCCGCTAACCCTCCCACCAACTCCGAGTCCAGCCACTGCTGTCACCGCTGCTTCCGCGCAGCCCCCCGGGCCTGCACCTCCAATCACTCTGGAGCCTCCCGCTCCGGGGCTGAAACGGGGCCGGGAGGGGGGCCGAGCATCCACTCGTGACCGCAAGATGCTCAAGTTTATCAGCGGCATCTTCACCAAGAGCACAGGAGGGCTTCCTGGCTCCGGGCCCCTTCCCGGACCCCCCAGCCTGTCTTCTGGCAGCGGGTCCAGGGAGCTGCTAGGCGCCGAGCTCCGCGCTTCCCCTA AGGCTGTGATCAATAGCCAGGAATGGACTTTGAGCCGCTCCATTCCTGAACTGCGCCTG GGTGTGCTGGGCGATGCCAGGAGTGGGAAGTCATCGCTCATCCACCGATTCCTGACTGGCTCAtaccaggtgctggagaagaCAGAGA GTGAGCAGTACAAGAAAGAAATGTTGGTGGATGGACAGACACATCTGGTGCTAATCCGAGAGGAAGCTGGGGCACCTGATGCCaag TTCTCAGGCTGGGCAGATGCTGTGATCTTCGTCTTCAGCCTGGAGGATGAGAACAGTTTCCAGGCTGTGAGCCGTCTCCATGGGCAGCTGAGTTCCCTTCGTGGGGAGGGACGAGGAGGCCTGGCCTTGGCACTGGTGGGGACACAAG ACAGGATCAGTGCTTCCTCCCCTCGGGTGGTGGGAGATGCTCGTGCCAGAGCTCTATGCTCGGACATGAAACGCTGCAGCTACTATGAGACTTGTGCAACCTACGGGCTCAATGTGGATCGGGTCTTCCAGGAGG TGGCCCAGAAGGTGGTGACCTTGCGCAAGCAGCAACAGCTTCTGGCTGCCTGCAAGTCCCTGCCCAGCTCCCCAAGCCACTCAGCTGCATCCACTCCGGTAGCTGGCCAG GCTAGTAACGGGGGCCACACTAGCGACTACTCTTCTTCCCTCCCGTCCTCACCGAATGTTGGTCACCGGGAGCTCCGAGCCGAGGCAGCTGCAGTGGCTGGATTGAGCACCCCAGGGTCCCTGCACCGGGCAGCCAAGCGCAGGACCAGCCTTTTTGCG AATCGTCGGGGTAGTGACTCCGAGAAACGAAGCTTGGATAGTCGGGGAGAGACAACAGGGAGTGGGCGAGCCATCCCCATCAAACAG AGCTTCCTACTAAAACGAAGTGGCAATTCCTTGAACAAAGAATGGAAGAAGAAATATGTAACCCTGTCCAGTAATGGCTTTCTACTCTACCACCCCAGTATTAAC GATTACATCCACAGTACCCACGGCAAGGAGATGGACTTGCTGCGAACAACAGTCAAAGTCCCGGGCAAGCGGCCCCCGAGGGCCATCTCTGCCTTTGGCCCCTCGGCCAGCATCAACGGGCTCGTCAAGGACATGAGCACTGTCCAGATGGGTGAAGGCCTGG AAGCCACTACTCCCATGCCAAGCCCTAGCCCCAGTCCCAGTTCCCTGCAGCCACCACCAGATCAGACATCCAAACACCTGCTGAAGCCAGACCGGAATTTGGCCCGAGCCCTCAGCACGG ACTGTACCCCATCTGGAGACCTGAGCCCCCTGAGTCGGGAACCCCCTCCTTCTCCCATGGTGAAGAAGCAGAGGAGGAAAAAATTGACAACACCATCCAAGACTGAAGGCTCGGCTGGGCAGGCTGAAG CCAAGCGCAAAATGTGGAAACTAAAATCCTTTGgtagtttaagaaatatttataaagcag AGGAAAACTTTGAGTTCCTGATCGTGTCCAGCACGGGTCAGACGTGGCACTTTGAGGCAGCCAGTTTTGAGGAGCGGGATGCCTGGGTCCAGGCCATCGAGAGTCAGATCCTAGCCAGTCTGCAATGCTGTGAGAGCAGCAAGGTCAAG CTGCGCACAGACAGCCAAAGCGAGGCCGTGGCCATCCAGGCGATCCGGAACGCCAAGGGGAATTCAATCTGCGTGGACTGCGGGGCCCCCA ACCCCACCTGGGCCAGCTTGAACCTGGGCGCCCTCATCTGCATCGAGTGTTCTGGCATCCACCGCAACCTGGGCACACACCTGTCCCGCGTTCGCTCGCTGGACTTGGACGACTGGCCACGGGAGCTGACCCTGGTGCTGACGGCTATTGGCAACGACACGGCCAACCGCGTGTGGGAAAGCGACACGCGAGGCCGTGCCAAGCCCACGCGGGACTCTTCGCG GGAGGAGCGCGAGTCGTGGATTCGCGCCAAGTACGAGCAGCTGCTATTCCTGGCGCCGCTGAGCACCACGGAGGAGCCGCTGGGCCGCCAGCTGTGGGCCGCCGTGCAGGCCCAGGACGTGGCTACCGTTCTCCTGCTTTTGGCCCATGCGCGACACGGGCCGCTCGACACCAGCGTAGAGGACCCACAGCTGCGCTCCCCACTCCACCTGGCGGCCGAGCTCGCCCACGTCGTCATCACGCAACTGCTGCTGTGG TACGGCGCGGACGTGGCGGCCCGTGACGCCCAGGGCCGCACGGCGCTGTTCTACGCCCGCCAGGCTGGAAGCCAGCTGTGCGCCGACATCCTTCTCCAGCACGGCTGCCCGGGTGAGGGCGGCAGcgcggccaccacgcccagcatcaccgccacgcccagcccccGCCGCCGGAGCAGCGCCGCTAGCGTGGGCCGCGCCGACGCCCCGGTTGCGCTGGTATAG